The Caminicella sporogenes DSM 14501 genomic interval TCTCCCAGATTTATTATATCTCCATCATCCAACAATCTGTCTGCTTCAAATTCAACATCAGGACAGCTCATCATTCGAGACAAGTTTTTATTTGCATCTTTTATCAAATACTCATCTTCTCTATGAATTAAAATTTCTGCACCAGTTTTATTTCTTATTTCTTCAACAGCTCCTATATGGTCGCCATGCCCATGTGTTAAAATTATATATTTTAAATCTAAATCATTATTTTTAATTTTTTCAAGAATTTTATCTGCATCTCCGCCCGGATCTATTACCGCAGCTTTTTTTGTTTTATCACAACCTAAAATATAACAATTTGTTCCATAGATGCCTACGGGAATTCTTTCTATATACACTATTCACCACTCCTTAAAAATTCTTTTTACTATCTACTAAAATAGTTACTGGTCCATCATTTGATAAATTAACCACCATATGTGCTTGAAAAACTCCCGTCTCTACCTTAAGACCTTTTTCCCTTGATTTTGAAACAAATAGCTTATATAACTCATTTGCAACATCAGGCTTTGCTGCATTC includes:
- a CDS encoding MBL fold metallo-hydrolase; the encoded protein is MYIERIPVGIYGTNCYILGCDKTKKAAVIDPGGDADKILEKIKNNDLDLKYIILTHGHGDHIGAVEEIRNKTGAEILIHREDEYLIKDANKNLSRMMSCPDVEFEADRLLDDGDIINLGELEIKVIHTPGHTPGGISLKVDSIIFTGDTLFAGSIGRTDFEGGSYSQIINSIKDKLLIYDDTIQVLPGHGPSSTIGIEKKKNPFLL